Below is a genomic region from Eupeodes corollae chromosome 1, idEupCoro1.1, whole genome shotgun sequence.
GCTGCAAGGGTAATTTCAGtatattttcagaattttaattCTCCGGAAGCAGTACTGAAATAcccttcaaaatttaaattttccggcggagtaattcttgtcatgaaaaagtgctttctcaaactagccgtttggattcggcctaaaattgtaggtccctttcattcctgacaacagtactcgcacacaggaatgattgagagttgtaagtcactaggccctggttccaccccatttgattttattttttgaaatgtactATTCGTAGTTTCTTTACTGCTATAAACCCAGCAAAGAGATTATTGGTGTTGTTCTTGGTACTCCTGTGGATGTTCGGAAGCATATCGATGCTCTCTAAGGTTTTCTTAAATCAAGGTTTtcgattaatttaataatatttaaattttcgaagtcaaacttatattaaaggtatgtttttaaacttttaaatatatgtaagtaaTATTTGTAAGCGGAgtcatttactttatttaatttttcgttctATATACATTTTCACAAAGAATAAATTCCGTAACATTTAAGTTAGAACAAAAAATAGCAGCTTACAtaggtttcataaaaaaatgttaaaaaccaagaaaaataactttaagtaagtaatttggTAAACTCCATAAGGCAATTGTTCTTATCTTGAAACCATTGCTTTGCTTTTCTATTTCGGATCACAATTTGGTTGCAATATCACCGTCCGCGTATCGAAGTATgatgttttgtagtttttctaCGTTTGGATTCTGATCCATGATATTTAAGAGCCAAGGTATAGGACCAACTCCATAGCTCAACGTATTTAAAGGTCTTCATTTTGTTTGGAAGAAAATGTATTCGTAAATAAGATTGATGTCCCTCAAAGACAAAGCTTAACTCTcgttacatgtttttttttatctctaTGGAGTTGGTCCTACACCTTGGCTCTTAAATATCATGCATCAGCATCCAAAactacaaaattactttttttaacattttcacttATAAAACCAATGTAAACTGTTAAGATAATATTTTaccttttcacatttttttttataaaaaattaaggttttatttataaatagatattacgaaatttaatttaaaatgtatataaaataaaaataaaaaaaataactaaactaAACATAACACATTATATATAAAACTAGCGgttcggtacgtgcttcgctacgtataaggcatagttataaaaaaaatgagcattaagttcatttattcaaacgaaaaaacattttaaattactagctatttaaaagtccaaatgacccaaatgatatattgtatatattatatttatcagcaaagagtaaaaactaaaaaataaaaagaattgggtactcttactatggtggCTCTTTATGGGTTAGTCTAAACCAGttgaataaacaatatttttagttttttcattttgagcatgaataaatgaaaaagtttggggtaccgactctggaacagggaacataaagttggccatgtaaAAAACATGATTCTAGGGCCtagggccttatttatgaacatcgcaaatgataaacgcacaggatattgtaatcttttgaattcaaatggaatattTGCTATAATTATAGGGATACgtggtatcaaacacacttatccttttgatttaccagttaagattgtagcttcaatcaaatttggcgaTTACTTTTACACTGCCAATCTgttgccattacacagttttggtggattaatgtttcgtaataatataatcaaaaaaccaattttcagattcaagcaatgcggtgctataccagccggttccaatgaatttaaaaattcaattggataattcattgcctgatcttgattcataacactatcaattgatttatatgtagTGACTGTAGTGACTTGAAATGGCATTCATATAATCGTTTTTCGCTGCTAAAATGTTGCGTTCTCTTAAccaagaatattcggaaaaacacattcaataaaCTTATCTATAGATTACGCAATTGTACAAACAAAtttcggtaaagtgatcaatccgttggtgcTGTTGATTGGTATTTTGCCAACACCAATTTCCacttacccgtggcatgatggttagtgcgttggactgtcatgcaagatgtcttgggttcaatccctgcctgtgccaccttaatttaaaaaaaaaaataattttcgcgggtactgcctcttgcgaggaattgacaaatccttcaagagtaattcttgtcatgaaaaagtgctttctcaaactagccgttcggattcggcatacaaattgtaggtcccctccattcctgacaatattactcgcacacaggaatggttgagagttgtaagtcactaggccctggttcacaacggactgttgcgccaccccatttgattttgaatttctaacaattattttgataactcatgggcagtttcatcattatgtaggtgaatactcatattaatgttcagtgtcaattttcgtacatatctccaaagaactgatgacttcaaacaggcgtttattttatcagtaggagttgattgaggaatgacaggcaatgtttgacgaaagtctcTTGACAGCAATATCAGCGCACCACTAAAACAGctgttgattttttattcgccattgtgcactcagGCAGAACTTTTGCTATACCataatttctcgaaatattgcaagttggagtttcaatcacccgtacattcaatggcaattttattgCAGAGTATGCGGTCCGACCACGATTTGGTGCGTTCATACACAATTATGCTAATactttatttacaatcgttaggacatatcttcaattattattacagcttctacagtacatttccaaggtaatcaacaaatcgggatttctttaagtattagtacaaattgtttgtatgttgattttaaaccttttcaagattttttttttaattgtctatacgtacaaaccttctctggacttccacgaataattcaagaccaaaattagccaaatcggtaaaggcattgttgagttataacattacaacgaaaagtggcgttgatttttatatatatagattgaATATGCTTGAAAAATCAATGCTATTTTATTGCTCGCATCTGTGCCTCatttaacacaaataaaaatggttaaatatctaaaccaaacaaaataatgtctgacctaaacaaaaataaatttgaaaggaAAATCTGTTTAAAACCTATCTCTAAATTGCGTAGAAAATGATCAACGATGAACGATGGCAATTtactttccaaaaaattgatagatgTTTAATGTTGCTACGGTTTAAAAGATGGTTCCAGTCAGGAAGGGCAGAGAATGAACACTGAAAGGTTCCTAAATAGGAGATGTTCCCACTATTCAGTTCAGGTCATctggtaaattttaataaactgaATACATGACTCAAATAAAAagatgttttgtgttttattatttgcaaaGGACCGTATAGTATGCAATTGCTAAATACAAATGTATAGGTACACCTCTCATTTAATAATAAACCTGAACAAATCACACTTAGAAAAACAAAGTCAAAAgtgtttttcttggaaaaaattaattctattttttaatatctgaAAAAGGTACATTTAGCATCCGATTTTCTGGTTtacattgaaaattaataagagtattgaatttttcaaataaaagttatacttcattgaataaaactttgaatataactttgtatttggttttagtttttaaaaatgcgaTAGCAGGACTCTGTAAGTGTGATCtacagttattttttaatatttgtttccgtttacgattttaattttatataaacccCAAAGTTGGGAAATAATAATTAGAATTTTATTCCAATTACAACAATTTAGTAATTTTCCTCTTTTCCTTACAATTATGCGTAATTgtaattgcaaaaatatatgCCTTAATTACTTGTGACgtttcaattaataataatcgaaaaaatgcacttttccaaGTTCTTGAGGGGAGCTTTTTTCAATTGCAGTCAAAGTAATTGATTTTCACACTTCTAAGCAACATATATACAGTTGgggttcataaaaatagcaatgctggtcacattttattagattgtcaattatttaaataacggaaattcttacagaaaaaattaacatgttactcgcatctaacggtctttcgttttcatattaaagACTTGTTTGAACTGTGAACACCCATTATTTCTAACTCtggattttataattaaaaagtgttaaaaattcaaatttttttatttttcggtaaataaatattttaatgcaaaaagttttaagtatttgtaacatactagcatataaaaaattaagaaatattacctcaaaaataaacaatgggccggtcaagacactgcaccgaaaaaattcgaaaaattattagaaaactgtgtttggagggaaaaacctaccaaaatattgaaGACATTCTAAGCTgttcagcaaaaatggtcagtaacgcctcaaaatggcaaaataaaccgaaaaattGAGGCCTAAAAAGGATGAccactgaaagaactgacagaaaaattgttcagttagcaaaacagaaccctccATAgcctctaggaaaataagaaatggacttcaactgtctgttaacgctgtcacctaaaactgagcaggcttggcataaacaagccattgttgtatatactttatgatatgcttaacggtagaaagtttgttgtcaaaagtggcaatgtaacttctaccacaacattctcaattaaaaatggtcttcaacagggagcggtgaattcgccgattctcttcagcatttacaccagcgatctgataggtagtcttacaaaggcaattgcgtacgaagacgatctaattgcgtacagaacggcccgaaaggttgaggttattagaattctcttgcagcgtgatttcgacaagattcagcgatattgcgacgactggaaactgaaaataaatgtccagaagtcagagacaattctgttccggactccgttggctagggccacgagggatacgtgtaagaattggcgcaagatggtcatcgttgatcttcacgggcagccattggcgagcaaaagtgtagtgaagtacctcggtatctggttagatcagtatttatatttcgacagacatataaatgctgctctgaccagggccagaggagccttcgctctgacgaaacgactgttttttagcagtcggcttgaccccagagtgaaggtaatttgctacatggccctcatacggccaatgatcgtttatggttgtcctgtgtggttcaacgttgccccttcccagatggagaagtgtcgggtgttcgagcggcagtgtttacgacgctgtaccggcttatatcgaacagccgaatcttcttatgtgcattactattcaaacgagaTCCTATataacggggctcgaatcaacagaattgacaatttcgtgataaaactcgttcgaggtcacattgcaagagctatgtcttcgaccaacaatttaattttcggggcgttctatccgaacgacgagtattttgaaagtgcacgcttgagcgggttcattccaccagaggcattcctctttttagacaaatgcggtctgatacaggataggttggcagttccgttaatctaccacgtcagacgaagaaccgtggataggcgactcctgtacaatcgggacgtcatggcacaaggtggagcagagctccttcggttcagtaggactgtgtccgaacgggaccgaactgatagggtgaagcaggagaaccagttttggtggcttcaatcggcacttgatagtgggtagtcgggatgggttttaagccttggccggcttacatacttgtttaataggattagggtttagttttaagtagaataggcatggtggcacgaaaagaaatagaaaaaaaaaatacaaaaaatacaaaaaaaaaaaaataaaaaaaaagaacattaaaatataaaaaaaaaaaaaacatggattaaaaaaataaaaaaaataggcaacaaaatatgaaaaacaaaaaggttagatagttagatttgctgctgtggttgttctagttttaagtagtttataggtagaataggtagttttagttagtttttaagttttatttaaggaccttattttaagtagtttgtaagtaaaaataaataaaaaaaaggttattgatattagttttttcaaaattttctaataaaaacaaaacaaataaaatttaaattgaagtaaaatagatcttaaggccgaaaggcattagtaattagtgttatagtttagcttagagtgtccgtatgggaccattaagttagttgtaagttatggataattaggctagttttatgaatttttgtctagctttaagataggtttaagattgaactaataaaaatgaatttaaaaaaaaataaaaaaaaaaaaaaaaacgctgtcACTATACGAACACGTCTtgtataagcgaagttaccaacccgaagtccacgcaaggtcccattcttgacgaaatgtggcaaagagaatggcGTTTGATAAAGTGCATAGAGAttaggcaaaagagaaatggagaaatgttctgtggagcgatgaaaagAAATTCGTCCTCTTTGGGTCtaagggtcgtcgagaatattTGAGAAGACCCTAAAATACAGCAAACGATCCagggtacactataaaaacaatgaagcatggtggaggaaaaattatgatatgggcttgcttttcatattacggggtcgggAATATTTATCCCTTCGGGGTTATCAGGGATGCAACCgggtatgtgaaaattctcgaggagtttatgttaccctatgctgaagaggaaatgccgatgggttgggtataccaacaagactatgacccaaagcatacgtcaaaaaatgctaaatcatggtttgcgcagaagaagtaaTCCGTTATAGAGTGGCCTGCTGAATACCCCGACAttaaccccatcgaaaatttTGGGGGGGATGTTAtaaacgcagttcataaagcaaaacccaagaattcgaattgtgggaagcagtgcgtgtcAGTGTCAGGTTTAAGTGGagtcgatgccacgtagatgcgaagcagtcataaaaaacaatggatatgcaacaaagtactaattgtaagctaacgtTATTTGTATAATCTCATACTTCTGACGTAATAGATCCAGTACTTTgccatgcactgctatttttatgaacagccatatatttaaaaaaaaaaacggtttttactgtgacaaagctaaaaaaatcgataatacttatttatttatactattataatgaataaaatattttagtttgttattagaagtttaatgaaatatattattacgttgatattgaaggcatttttgttttatttggagagcactgctatttttatgaacacaaatgTACATAAAATAACTTAGGATTTAAGGAAATTACCTTGTTATATCATTTAAAACGTAactgacaaaaataatatttaaatacaattgtaATGATTACTGCAAAAAGTAAACATTACTGCTTTTTTATCATTACTGATAACTGTTTTCAATCACATGTAATAAGATATTGAATTGttcattttaaagtaattgaaaaaatgtatgtcGATTTCAATCTGATTGTATATCTGACTAACCCAACCTACCCGCACTTTTTAACAATCACCCTGTACAACTTCTTTATACTTAAGCATCGGTATTATTTCAAGCagcattttaaatataaaatgttgtttatgGGATCGAAATCGACTGTGTAGACTTGTTTAAATTATATAGCAAAgtatgaaatttattaaaaatcttataCATACCAAAAGCACAAAATTAATCATGCccatttatttatcaattttatcgTTTGTTgctaaattataattattttaaggttAAAAGTGGAGAACTATACCGCCGTATCGAGAAAATTCGTGCTACTAGTGACCAAGAAAAGAATCATAGCTCAAGTCAAGTCCAAAAGTGTTATAGTTGCAGTTGTAAATTGAATACCGCCACAGAATTTGAAACTCAAGGTACTTCGAATCTTATGACAAATACTTTTGTAAAATATGGTGCTATGCAACttttctgaatctgaatcttCTACGACGTGACCTATGATAAAgcaattcttttatttgaagGACATGAATTGTCATATTGGCTACATCGTATCATCGTTGACATGAGGAACATTAATGCGTTGCAAGCTCCATTTTTCACAACAATCTAACTTATACAagaaaagttacaaaataagaacatttaacgaactttaaatcaatgttttgaaagattGCATTTcacttcttaaataaattaatacattcaCTCTGATGATGGAATTTCTCTTAAATGTTCTGGGATTTCTTgtatttcttgttttgttgCGTGCAGAGCTACTCCCTCCGGCAGATTCCGTTCGACATACTCCAAAAATGTGTCCAGAGTTGAACCGGtcaatttgtgaaaattaagATACCGAAAATGAGTCCGGATTTCGTATTGAACCCTGTGTTTCTTGTAAATATGAACAGACTTCAGTAATGTTATCCTATCATGATGTGCCTTTCGTGGAGCCCAGctaaaacataaaaagataaTAACTTTCACACACGTGATAATCAAAAACTGTCTTGTACCAATTTCCAATCTCGATACCCAAGTGATTTGCCGCTGTCGTTGCAAACCAGGAATAACTCTTCAAGACTGCAGGATCAATACCTCGTAACTCAAGTTCCAATCGGGTGTACAATTTATCTTTTTCTAGACTTTCGTTTGCAACGGCTTCTTGAAGCCCCAGCTTTGGAGTTTTTGTGACAGATGCAGATTCTGTATCTGTAGATAGAGCCGAGTAGGGAGATATAGGGCTGATTCCATTCTTCAATGGAGTTGTCAAGCGTAGATTTCTTAAGgccttattaaataaataaagtagacaaaacaataaatagaacaatttttgtatttatgtttttaaattttaccgcGAGCATAATGTCTGTCTGATACTAAATAAATAACGTTATGCAAGAagcaaaactaaaactaaattgaCATTGACAAGTAGCAGATATATATGaaactgtcaaaatgaaaaacagcCATATGGGTTCTTTCACATGCCGAACACAATATACGCGCATCTCAATCTCaatgaagaaaaatgaaaaattcttagTGACCATTTtgtatttgcatttaatttcGGTTTAATGAAGATGGTGtggaataaaaaatgtatacatttgtataaaaacaCAATAGACCaattcaaagaatatttttccaaatggAAATGccataatttgcaaaaaaaagaaacaaaacttttttatttttataatttggaaataaatgtacaaaataaaGTGAGAAATCTTTTTTATGGTCGATTAATACGTAACTGCTTTTTACTTCTGTAGAAAAGGATGCTACATATAAactattgtttttgagatagaGATAAGAACAAAGTACAGAAGATATTAGAAATTCCTATAATGTAGAAGACACGATCACAGTGAAGATAAACATTTTCATCTTTATAATAGACTCTTCTGCATCAGTGCCATAATTTTGCAAGTGTAATAAAAGCTTCACATTTggtctttatttttaagtttcgtTCCCATGtttcattttgttatacattttttttcaagaatttcgattaaatttccttttaattGTGGGGTTCATGCaactaataaaaatgttgtcttacaTTAGTGAGATACGTTTTTGAATTACAATGCGTttttaatacatacaaaattataattaattcttaaatatcgttttgatattttgaaaagactTCGTCAACTAAATTATAGcaacctttttttcttttttggttgttcgaaaatattttaaattttgttcagctcTTTGAATCTTTTGCTAGAATTTTTGTTGCACATTTGTCAAGGCTGTACTATCAAAAACTTGtagtaaaaataattatcaCTGGCGTTTTCTCTCTAACTTTTGGGTTTTTGCATATATGTCTGGCCTGCTCTACTTTTTTGCATTATGCAGATCCAGATACATGTAAGGCTAGGCGCGaacatgcaactttttcgaaaccaaatagtttgGTCGTTAGTTGGcaaacatcgcgcacataagcaactcgAAAAGTAATCAAccaaataaaccaatacacagaaaaaatgtattcactTTTTCTATCCCATATTCACGAAACAAAACAGTTTCAAATTTGTCCTATTCTTTtgcttatgaaagaaaagagtagatatattgttggaataaaaaattatattaaatatatttttgttttttttgaagagatttcaatacaaatttctagATATGGATTTTTACGAATCGGCACTGATATGTGcccttaaattaaaaagatggaatAGCCCTATAATTAAGGGAATATAGaaccaaaacacaaactaaaaagttgctcgaatgggcGAGAGAATGGTTTTGTGCGCGGATTTTAgtataagtctatagtgctcagtttagaaaccaaacagtttcgaaactaaaagttgcatgtgcgcgcctagcctaaaTCCGTATCGTATCGTAATTCAGCTGGAGAGCTGTATACCGCCGAATATGTGTCAAAGaacgaaaattacctcaaaagaatcgatgcttcaTACaatggtggtcatttaaattatgtagtgtctgacacataatgtcaacgttcaaactttataataaaaaagaaatatcatgaaaaaaatattctttgtgttttatttacttttacttttgaaacggCAAAATTGATAATCCTGTAcaataaatcaatgttttttgttaaatcctCTCTTCGCCTCATCGttctgttgaaaaataaaaatatttgattcagGATATGCTTGAAAACTTACATTGTTCATCTTATGAATGTATATTTAATATCTCAACCAATTTGAAAGttgattcaattttttctttcgttATTCTTTTTGTGATTCAAGGTTACacacacacttttttttattaattttgactaAAGTTGGTTCGTCAGATCGTTAATTTATAATTCCTAAATGattctaacaaattttaacaatttgtatcaaTGACACATGAACAATTTCGTTTGACATAAAAATAGTtatcaatttgttcaaaaaagaaCAGACCTCAGAGCACAGCGTTTAAACGCAACACAATCGCCGCTGTACAGACGAAACATATTGAAGCTGTCAGGTAtcaattaaacaacaaaactcAAACTCGAACTGCCACAACAGAAAAAAACGGCggattatgaaataaaatttcaacacaaataattccatttaatattttatatacatttataaagttttaataagaaaaaacttaaatcatatttattttatattcatgaaATGTCTGTGAACATAACTGTGAATGGAAAGTATATCAAAAATTGTCCAAGGCACGATTTGCTCATAGATTCTGATCGAGCTAAAAAGGAGATCGAAAATGAATGTAGAAAAATGCGTATACAACAGGTaggaatttgtttatatatatttaattcatTATCATAATATTACTTACAAATTTTTTCAGGTTCGGAATATGGCCAAAAACATTGCCAAAAAGGTGAGAACGGATGTTGAAttggaaaaacaaaaccaacttaAGAAAATAGAAGAGATTAAGgctcaagaaataaaaatgtggcGCCAGAATGTCCTTGCCCAAAAAGAAAAGGATTTTAGATCGTCAATTTTTCATGTTGGTACAGCACACCGAGCTGCcgataaagaaaataaaggacAATTGGAAAAAGTGAAAGCATCAAAAAATAAGGCCAGAAAAGTGGTGTCAATGTCTAAGAAACAAGTTGAAAAGGAAAACATACGTAGAAATGCAAATGTTCAAACTGATATATCGGGTAATTGTTACGCCCAACAAAACGTAGCTTTTAAGGAtatgaacaaaaacaatactgccgaaaaaacgaacaaatcaaatttcaatGGAATGTCTTCAGAGTTGGAAAATGATTCATCAGATTTCTCGTCTTTCCCTTCGCAAAACAGTTCCCTTTCACTATCAGattctgaaaatatttacaaaaatgatatttccaaaaaaaaatcagtaagtAAGAAGCAAGTAAAGAAAACTGGTCCAGTTTTGTTGGAAGTTGTTTCTaatgaaaatgatttaatttcaaaacaacaacatttaaaaccacaaaaatcTGTAGCAATGGACAAACAAGAGGAATTAAAGTTATCTGCTGAAGAAGTCTTACAAGTTCCTTCGACTTCAACTGCTGCAAAATTACGTTTTACCCAAATAAGCGATATAATTCGTCGGCAAAAGGTTGTGGATGATACAGAACAGCGAACATTGAGAGaacaacatcaaaaaacacCCTCCAAAATAAAGCCTCCAATGTCTCGTTTGCAGAGATCTCTAAAAGAAGACTCATTAAAATCTTCTGGTAATTCTCGACCATTTAGTACCCAAACAGGATCTAAAACCAGCTCAAGCCGAAGTACCAACACGCGGGTACAGTTTTTTGACTACAACAATAAGTTCCATAAGCAATACGATCAACCAACTTCGGCAGTTGAAATACACGAACCGGTCACCAATACAGAGGCAGAAATGAACGCCATGGAATTAGCAGCGTTGGAAAATAAATCTCGAGAAAccaaagaaattgaaattaacaaaCTCAGGTACAATAGAATTTTGAACTTCaatgtttaaattgaattttatcattCCGTTCCCTTCGATCAATGTGTTTTCGTGttgttctttttcattttttaccaaataagATGAGTTGCAGGCTAAACTTTTTGTGCCAAAAATAGGCAGGTTCAGAAGACATAATGGACAAGGCAGGGCAAGTTTCTTATACATGTCTGGCCAGCTATCAAAAAAATGGCCATTTTCttacaacattttctttttccgcacacattttgtttaaattttaaggtattttttaatagatttaagattttttttactataattgag
It encodes:
- the LOC129939555 gene encoding 28S ribosomal protein S10, mitochondrial, producing MLAALRNLRLTTPLKNGISPISPYSALSTDTESASVTKTPKLGLQEAVANESLEKDKLYTRLELELRGIDPAVLKSYSWFATTAANHLGIEIGNCWAPRKAHHDRITLLKSVHIYKKHRVQYEIRTHFRYLNFHKLTGSTLDTFLEYVERNLPEGVALHATKQEIQEIPEHLREIPSSE